The Solidesulfovibrio sp. genome segment CAATCACGTGCAACAGCTTTTCCGCCTGCTTCCGTCCGTGGACGTGGTCCTGGCCGACCTGGCCGCCGAGGCCGGGCTCGCCGCCCTGCCCCGGGCGCTCGTGCGGGACGCGGTCAACGACTTCCTGGACGGCCTTCGCGCCGACATCAAGGCCGGCCGCATCACCGACCCGGCCCAGCTCGCGCCGCCGCTCGTCGGCGCCCAGTGCGCCCGGTTCGTCGCGGCGGCCACCCGGCCCCATTTCCGCCGGGTCATCAACGCCACGGGCGTGGTGGTCCACACCAACCTCGGCCGGTCGCTGCTGGCCGAACCGGCCATCGACGCCGCCGCCAAGGCCTGCGCCCGCTACTCCAACCTGGAGTTCGACCTGGCCACCGGCGAGCGCGGCAGCCGCTACAGCCATGTCGTGGACATCCTGCGGCGCCTGACCGGCGCCGAGGCGGCACTGGTGGTCAACAACAACGCCGCCGCCGTGCTCATCACCCTGGAGACCCTGGCCAAGGGCCGGGAGGTGGTGGTGTCGCGCGGCCAGCTCGTGGAGATCGGCGGCTCGTTTCGCATCCCCGAGGTCATGGCCAAGTCCGGGGCCGTGCTGCGCGAGGTCGGGGCCACCAACCGCACCCATCCCCGCGACTACGAAAACGCGATTACCGAAAACACGGCCCTGCTGCTCAAGGTCCACACTTCCAACTACCGGATCGTGGGATTCACCAAGGAAGTCTCCCTGGCCGAACTGGTGGCCATCGGCCGGGAGCGCGGCCTGCCGGTCATGGAGGACCTCGGCAGCGGCAACCTGACGGATTTCGCCGGCCTGGGCCTGCCCGGCGAGCCTACCGTCCAGCGGGCCGTGGCCGACGGCGCGGACATCGTGACCTTTTCCGGGGACAAGGTCCTGGGCGGGCCCCAAGCCGGCATCATCGTCGGCAAGGCCGCCGCCATCGAGGCCATCCGCAAAAACCCCCTCAACCGGGCCCTGCGCATCGACAAGATGACGCTGGCCGCCCTGGAGGCCACCCTGCGCCTCTACCTCGACCCCGAGGCGGCCCGGCGCGAGATCCCCACCCTGGCCATGATGACCGCCGCGCCCGAGGCCCTGGCCAAAAAGGCCCGCAGACTCGCCACCATTCTCAAAAAGTCCCTGGCCGGGCGCTACGCGGTGCAGACCGTCCCCGGCGCCTCGCGCGTGGGCGGCGGGGCCTTTCCCGAGCACGACCTGCCGACCACGCTGGTGTCCCTTACCCCCCTGGGCGAGGCGCCAACGCCCGACATGTTGCGCCAGCGGCTGCTGGCCACCGACCCGCCGCTGGTCGGGCGCATCGAGGACGGGGCGTTCGTGCTCGACCCGCGCACGCTGCTCGACGACGAACTCAAGCTCGTGGGAACGGTGCTGTCGCGGGCCTTGGCCTAGACCGCGCCAAGCCCCGGGCACCGGGCGCTCGCCCTACGGAAAAGGGCTCCCCACGGGCCGAAAGCGGCCGGGGGAGCCCTTTTTCAAGACTTCTACCGTTTGTTGTCTACAAATGCCGTCTCGTGGATTCCCAAAGCGGGCTAGGCGTAGGCGCGGGTCTCGACGTTGCTGGCGAGCTTGTTGCCCCGCATGGCCTTGACCACGTCCACCACCGCTTCCACGACGCCTTCCACATCCCCGGCCGTGTTGCAAAACGTCGGCGAGATGCGCAGCAGGTCATGGCCCTTCACCTTGAGGTTGGCGATGGCGAACCGGTGCTTCTCGTAGACGTGCTTCATGACGTCGCCGGCACCGATGCCGTCGGGCGTGCGGAACAGGAACACCGAACTGCGCAGTTTGTCGTTGGCGGTCGGCGTGGTGATGAACCGGTAGGCCGTCTTTTCCGTGAAGTCCGGGAACAGCTTGGGCAGATTGCGGAAAAGGGCCTGCTGCACCTTGCCGCCCAGGGCATGGATGCGGGCCTCGATTTTCGCCGGCGTCACGCCCGGATGGAAGTGGCCGGTGTGGAACAGGGCCGCCATCCAGGTGGACACCAGCGTGGCGTCGTTTTGCTGGCCCAGGTAGGAAAAGCGCTTGGCATTGGGGTCGATGGTGCCGCTTTCGGCCGGGAAGCCGTAATCGGCCGGGGTGTTGATGTGCT includes the following:
- the selA gene encoding L-seryl-tRNA(Sec) selenium transferase, which codes for MQQLFRLLPSVDVVLADLAAEAGLAALPRALVRDAVNDFLDGLRADIKAGRITDPAQLAPPLVGAQCARFVAAATRPHFRRVINATGVVVHTNLGRSLLAEPAIDAAAKACARYSNLEFDLATGERGSRYSHVVDILRRLTGAEAALVVNNNAAAVLITLETLAKGREVVVSRGQLVEIGGSFRIPEVMAKSGAVLREVGATNRTHPRDYENAITENTALLLKVHTSNYRIVGFTKEVSLAELVAIGRERGLPVMEDLGSGNLTDFAGLGLPGEPTVQRAVADGADIVTFSGDKVLGGPQAGIIVGKAAAIEAIRKNPLNRALRIDKMTLAALEATLRLYLDPEAARREIPTLAMMTAAPEALAKKARRLATILKKSLAGRYAVQTVPGASRVGGGAFPEHDLPTTLVSLTPLGEAPTPDMLRQRLLATDPPLVGRIEDGAFVLDPRTLLDDELKLVGTVLSRALA